AGTCGCTACAAGTATTTCTATTCTGTTACCTTTAAATCCTTTGATAACTTCTTCTCTTTTTCTTTGGTCCATATCACCGTGAAGACCTTTTGCATCAAAACCTACACCGCTTAAAAAGTCAGCCACCGTATCTACATCTTTTTTTGTTCTACAAAACACTATCGCTTTATTAGGCTGTTTATAATCAATTAGTCTTATTAAAGCGTCGTTTCTTTCATGTTCGTCGATTACGTAAAAGTATTCTTTGATATTTTCGTTGGTTACTTCTTTTTTTGTAATCTGAATAAATTCTGGGTCTTTAAGAATCGTTTTTGCCAAACTTAAAATCGGTTTTGGCATTGTCGCACTGAAAAGAAGCGTTTGTCTGTTGCTCGGTACGTATTTGAAAATCTCTTTAATATCATCCAAAAATCCCATATCAAGCATTTCATCAGCTTCGTCAAGCACCACATACTCAGGTGCAATATCGATTTTACCGCTGCTTAAAAGATCTATTAGTCTTCCGGGAGTCGCTACGATTACTTCAGAATTTTTGATGTGGTTAATCTGTCTTGAATAGCTGCTTCCTCCATAAACTGTAGCAGTATGGATTCCGAGGTGTTTTCCGAATCTGAAAATTTCTTCACTTACCTGAATAGCAAGTTCTCTTGTCGGAGTAATAATAAGAGCTTTTTGCCCTTTTTCAAGCATATTAAGAATCGGTAGTCCAAATGCAGCTGTTTTACCAGTACCTGTTTGAGCCTGAGCTACAATATCTTTACCCTGAAGAACTACAGGGATCGCTTTTTCCTGAATCGGAGACGGTTTTTCAAATCCGATTTCTTCCAATCTTTTTAGTATTTCTTTTTTTAAATTAAAATCATTAAATGTCATTTTTTTCCTTATTTTATATATTAATGTTGCAACTAAACTTTTGTACCTTGAAGCTTCCGCTTCATAACTTCACAATTTATTTACTTAGCGATTTAAAAGCTAAATTAATGGCAGTAGAGTTTATAATTCAAGTAGGTATTTTTAAAATACGGAGGATACGGAATAATTGCAGAGAAATCTTTTACTTCTCCAGGCAACAGACCGTCTTTTATGATTATTCTCGTTGCTTTTACTGTATTAGGTTTGGCTTGCTGTTTATCTTTACTTCCAAAAATACTCAAACCTCCCGGTTTGAAGAAGCTTCCTTTTGTAAATTTACCGCCCCAACCATTATTAACAAGTTTTATTTCAAGTTTACAGTAATTAATTTTAAATTTACCTATATTTTTGACTCTACCTTTTAGAACCAATGTTTCATTGATCAAAACTCTTCTTTGCTTTACATTTATAAGCTTTGCTTTTTTGGTATATTTTTCCAAAATCACAAGACCAAGGCCCGCTCCAAAAGCAGTAACCAAAAATGAAGCAAAAATCATACTTAATAATAACTTTGTACTATTACCGGCAGCTTTTATGGAGATTATGACCAAAAATATAAATAAAACTAAAAAGAATACTATATCGAGCCAATGTAAGATAGTAAAGTAAGGAATCATTTTTTTCTGTTCCTTTTTTCTTCTATTCCACTTACGCCTTCTCTTCTTTTAAGTTCTTCCAAAACGGCTTCCGGATGAATATTTTTTAAAGCTAAAGCAATTAATGTATGAAAGGCCAAATCGGCCGCTTCATATATAATTTCTTTAGTGTTATCATCTTTAACTGCAAAACAAAACTCCGCCGCTTCTTCCGCTACTTTTTTAAGAAGTGAATTTTCACCTTTGTGGTATAATGAAGAAACATATGAAGTTTCTGGATTAGCATTTTTTCTATCGAGTAAAGTATGATAGAGTTCGTCGATGAAATTATACTCTATTTCTTTTTCTTTGTCCAATATTATTTCATTTGTATCAAGTTTTGTAAAAAAACACGACTTTCTACCTGTATGACAGGCAACACCGTTTTGTTTAACTTTAAGCAAAATCGTATCGTTGTCACAGTCGATCAATATATCTTTTACTTCCTGCGTATGACCGCTGCTCTCACCCTTTTTCCACAGTTTATTTCTGCTTCTTGAAAAATAATGAGCAAACCCTGTTTCCTGTGTAAGTTTAAGAGCCTCTTCATTCATATAAGCAAGCATAAGAACTTCATTCGTGTCCGCATCCTGTACAATAACGGGAACAAGACCCCCGTTTTTTTTAAAATCTACCATTCTTTTCCTTATTTAGTTGTAGATATTACTTTTTTATTATCGTCAATATTCATCCAAATATTAGGCACAGCTCCTCCAGGTGTTAAGAAAATTTTGGCGTCTTTGTTTTCTTTTAACGCTTCATTAAATTTGTTTTGAACTTCAAGGGCTTTGAGTTTTAAAAGATTCTGAGTTAATGATTCGCTGATAATTTTATTCGCCTGAGCCTGAGCTTTTGATTCAATCAGCATAGCTTCCGCTTTCCCCTGAGCTTCGATTTTTTTCGCATCCGCAATACCTTTTGCGATTGCTGCTTTTTTCTCTGCTTCCTGTTTAGCTCTTAACACTTCGTATTTTGCTCTTTCTGATTCCTGTTTTGCTATCTGTACTCTTTCGATTTGTCTTTTGATGTTTTCAGGCAAGATAATGTCTCTGAGCTGAAAACTTTCAAATATCACAGGTCTGTGTTCTATTTTCATAAGCTGGTCTCTAATTTGATTTTCTATTTTAGTGGCAATTTCGTTTCTTTTAGTAGGTATCTCTTCTGCAGGATATTTACCTATAACGTTTCTTACCACATCCCTTACAATAGGGTTGATAATCTTGTCTTCCCAGTTAAGTCCGTATGTTTTAACCACATACGCAGCTTCTTTAGGGTTTAATCTGTAACTCACAGACAGCTCCACCGTAATCGGAAGACCCCTTGCATCAAGCACGTTAATTGCAGGATATACTTTAATCGTACCGTATCTGTCTGGCATTGTTCCCACTTCCTGATTTCTTTTATAGCTTATCATATGCACTTTAGTATCAACTACAATCACCTTTTGAATTACAGGCACGTAAAAATGTAACCCGGGATTTAAAGGATTCGGGCTGAATTTTCCTGTTGTAGCCAAAATACCAACTTCACCTTCATTAATTATCACCCACGGTTTAAACATAATTCCGAAAATTATAAGCACCGCTATAATTATTACACCAAATCCGCTATTGCCCTGAATAAATTTAGGAGGTTCAAACTTTGGAGGTTCGAATTTGTTATTGTTTTTGTCGTTATTGTTTTTGTTGTTCATCCAACCGTTCAAATCTGCTGGCATTTATTTCCTTTTTTTGAATTAAGAGAAAAAATCTCTCATTTGAGATTTTATAATCTTTATATTATATGTATGTTAAATAGTGTTTGTAGCTTTTATCTCTTCCGTACACTACATCAAAATAGGCTTCTTGGAGCTCTTTTGTAATTTCCCCTCTTTTACCGTTTCCGATGATTCTTCCATCAACTTCTCTGATCGGAGTAACCTCAGCTGCAGTTCCCGTAAAGAACGCTTCATCGGCTATATAAACCTCATCTCTTGTAATTCTTCTTCTCTCAACAGGAATATCTCTTTCCCTTGCAAGTTCAAGCACAGTCGCTTGAGTGATAGATTCAAGGGAATTGTCGTTTGGTGGAGTGATTAAAACACCGTCTCTTACGATAAAGAAACACTCTCCGCTTCCTTCTGCGATAAAGCCTTCGTCATCAAGCATAAGAGCTTCTTCGTATCCCGCTTCAATAGCTTCGTATTTAGCCATTTGAGAGTTTAGGTAATTCGCAACTGCTTTTGCTTTACCGAATGTAGATTTAACAGGGTTTCTCGTAATTGAAGAAACTTTTACCCTAATTCCGTTTTCAAGACCTTCTTCACCAAGATATGCACCCCACTCCCATGCTGCAATAGCAACATGTACAGGCGCACCTATATGATAAAGACCCATTTTCCCATAACCTAAAAATATAAGAGGTCTAATGTATACGTTTTGTTTAAAATCGTTTTTTCTTAACAGTTCAAGCTGTACCTCTTCAAGCTCTTCTTGTGAGAAAGGAACGTCTATTTTCACGATTTTTGCAGAATTAAGAAGTCTTTTAGTATGATCCTGCAGTCTGAAAATCGCCAAGCCGTCTTCAGTCTGATATGCCCTTGTACCTTCAAAAACACCGTTTCCATAATGAAGTGTATGAGTCAATACGTGAACTTTAGCGTCATTCCAAGGAATAAACTCACCGTCCATCCAAATCAGTTTTGCTTCGTTCATTATTATATATCCTTTTTTGGGCTAATTTTATCAAAAATTTGATATTATTACTATAAATATAACTTTTAGTACCTTTTAAGGAGCAAAAATGGAACTTATAGCAAAAAAACTTATAGGCTCGAAAGAGTATGACGGAGAGCTTGGGGAAATTATAAACCCGTATTCAAAAGAAGTTACCACAAAATACGTAAAATGCTCTGCCGAAGATGCAAAAAAAGCGCTTGAAACAGCAAAAGAAGCATTTAAAAACACCAAAAATTCACCGCTTCACCAGAGAATCAACTGGATTAAAGACATTGCAAACAAACTCAAAGAAAGAAAAGAAGAGTTTGCCAAGTATATTACCCTTGAAGTTGCAAAGCCTATTTCACAGGCAAGGGTTGAAGTGCAAAGATGTATCGAAAACCTTGAAATATGTGCGGCTGAAGGATACAGAATCGTAGGTGAGACTATCCCTACAGACGCAACCGAGAGCGGATTTAAAACAACGTCTTTTTATAAAAGGGTGCCTGTTGGTGTCGTAGTTGCGATTACGCCTTTTAACTTCCCGCTAAACCTTGTGGCTCACAAATTAGCCCCTGCGCTTATCGCCGGAAACAGCGTGGTGCTTAAACCAACACCCGAAGCTCCTTACACCGCATACGCATTCGCAAAACTTTTTATTGACAGCGAATATGCGATTAAAGACGCCCTAAGCGTGGTATACGGGGATGCCGAGGTAGGAAGCGCACTTGTAACAAGCCCGATCCCGAGAAAAATATCATTCACGGGAAGCGTGCCTGTGGGTAAAATAATACTTCAAAGCGCCGGAATTAAAAAAGTAACGCTTGAACTCGGAGGAAACGCCGCCACGTTTGTGGAAAGCTCGGCGGATCTTGACTGGGCGGCACAGCGTTGTGCCATAGGAGCGTTCGCAAACAGCGGACAGGTCTGTATTTCGCTTCAGAGAATTTATGTAGATGAAAAGATCTATGAAGAATTTGCCGAAAAATTAGGTAAAGAAGCAAGCAAACTTAAAGTCGGAAGCCCGTTTGAAGAAGATACGTTTATGGGACCTTTAATCAACGAAGAAGCGGCAATGAGAGCAGAAAGATGGGTACAAAGCGCCGTTAGTGAAGGCGCGAGAATTATTGCCGGGGGCAAAAGAAAAGGAAACATACTTGAGCCTACTATTTTAGCGGACGTAACTGATGATATGAACGTGGTGTGTGAAGAGGTTTTCGCACCGATTGTGAGTTTAGTTAAAGTTCCTTCATACGAAGTAGCCGTAGAAAAAATGAACGATTCGCCTTACGGACTTCAGTTTTCGATGTTCAGCAACAGAGTGGATCTTATGAACAGGGCAATCGATGATTTTGAAGCGGGAGGAGTTATTATAAACGATATTCCGACTCTGAGATTCGACATCCAGCCTTACGGAGGTGTTAAACTCTCAGGTATCGGAAGGGAAGGTCCTAAATTCGCAATTGAAGATATGACTGAAATAAAAGCGGTAATAATCCGCTAAATCAGTCCCGCTTCGTTTAGAACAGGTAAAACCTTCTCCCATATTTTTTCTAACTTTTCTTCAATATAGGAAAGTGATTTTTTTTCGTTATACCATTCTTTTAGATGATTTATCGCATTTTCTTTTTCAAAATCGTTAAGTGTTGAATCGTTTTTTATTTTTTCTATTGCTTTATTAAGTTTTTCCATTTAAAATCCTTTTTTGCCGCATTTCCAGCCGCGTTTGTTTCTAAACTCATCAGGAAGGTTTACGTCTATTTCAAGACCTTCAAGCTCATCGATCGAGTTTAGCTTTACAAATATTATACCATTATCTCTGAGTTTTTTAATCATCATACTCGGCATCGATCTGCCTACCACCATTTCCGCTCCCGTTTTTTCGCATTCGAATTCGAGGTTGTAACTTTTTCTGACCTCCCCGTCAACTAAAATATCCGCCGGATAATCGGCAAGCTCTCCGTCTTTTACCAAAAGTATCGTTTTCATGTTGTCCTTTCAAAATTAGTTATTAGTATATTTGTTATTGGTGTATTGGTTATTTGTCCGGTTTTTAAATGGTTACATGTATTCTACCATACACTCTCTGTGCCCAAAAAATTTGCAATTTTTCCGAGACTACATTTTTCCATTCTTCATTCTCAATTCTCCATTCTCAATTCTTCAAGCACATATTTAGCAAACGCAAAGCTCGCAGTAAACGCAGGGCTTACGGCGTTTAAGATATGGATCTGGTTTTCTTTTCTCTCAACCAGAAAGTCCATAACAAGCTCGTTTGTATTTTTGTTAAGCAGCTGAGCCCTGATTCCCGGTGTCATAGGTTTAAACTCGCCCCTTAATTTTTTAACGAGTTTTTTGGCTTCGTTTATAAGGTTGCTTGGGATATAATATCTCATTTCATACAGTGCCAAATCCCTGAAACCGAATGAGTTTTTAATAAACAGCTTCGCTTCAAGTGATAAAATCTCTATCATTTCGCTGAAACTGAACCTGCTTGTCATCGTATAGTTTTCCCTCCAAAAAGCCGGGATTGCCGTAGGCCCTATTTTTATCGTGTTATCGGCCATTATCGTAAAGTGAACACCCAAAAACGGGTTTTTGATATTCGGCACCGGATAAATCTGCGTTTTTATCCTGTCACTTCCGAGATATTTTCTGTATAGCCCCTTAAAAGGCAGCATTGTATATTCAAGCCCCACCCCGTTTTGATGCGCTATTTTATCCGCGTAAAGTCCTGCAGCGTTTATTAAAAAATCATAACTCTCAGCGTACTTTTCATACGGCATATTAAATACGAATTTAACGCCCATACTTTCGAGTTTCTTTCTCAGCACCGAGCAGACTTCCCTCGGGTTTACGCTTGCGGTGTTCGGTGAATAGAGGGCGAATTTGTGCGTTTTCACGTTCGGATCGATTCTTTCGGCTTCCTCTTCGCTTACGAGATACGCACCTGCGTTATTGGCAATGCTTCTTTTCGCAAGTTCGTAAAGGGTTTGAACCTCATCTTCGTTTTTAGCCACGACAAGTTTACCGGTTTCATTGACCTTTATACCGTTTTGGTAACAAAATTCTTTCATAAGGGCGTTACCCTCGGCTGTGAGTTTGGCTTTTAAAGAATCGCTCGAATAGTAAAACCCAGCATGTAAAATACCGCTGTTTTTACCGCTTGCGTGAAACGCCTCGTGCGCTTCTTTATCAATTATTGTTATTTCGTCGTTCGGATTTTTATTTATCCACTCATACGCCAGCGTCATTCCAACTATTCCGGCACCTACGACAAGTACTTTCATTATGCTCCTTTATTTAGTGTATTGGTTATTGGTATATTAGTTATTAGTTTATCCGCCATCAACTGTCAACTTCCACAATGCCCTTACCAATCCGTCATATCCCAAGTTCCAGAATCCTCCAAAGCCTGTCTATTTCTTCGTCACTGAATAATATACTCTTTTTTTCATTAAACAAAACTTCAAGTTTTTCCCTCTCAAACCCACTGCTCATTATACATTTTTCATGAGCGGGCAGGTAGCTTCTTGCAAGTGCGATTTTTTCTTCCACTTTCCTCTCGCACAAAAAGCATACAAAGTCGTTATGAAGCCTACCTTCCTTTTCGAGAAGCGATACATAATGCTCAATTATAGCTCTTTTTACATCTCTTTCATGCAGGTTTTCACACAGTTTCAAAAGAGAATCGTAATAAAACGAATCCACCTTACTTACATCCGTAAAATGCTTATTCAAAAGCCTGATATATTCTTTAAAATATAGCGTTTTATTCATATCAAAAAGGAATTTAAACGGAATCTGCGTCACGTGTCTTAGCCGTTTGATTGTCGTTTTGGCGGATTCTTCTATATGAAAATCTATCAAATACCCGACATTTATGTATGAATGCCTCGCACCGTAAAACCTGTATAAACTTATAACCTCATCGCGTGTCAAAATCCTTACAATCAGATCCTCATCCCTGACTCTGACAGTGCTTAAAACAAATCCCCTCAAATTTTATTTCCTAATTTTTTGAGAATTATATAATAAATTATTTTTCTATCGAATCTAAAACTTCACTCCAGTCGCTGTTATGTTTATAGCCCTCTAAAATCTTATATTTTATATTTTTTTTATTTTTAAATTTTGAATAATAAGAAAAAAACACCTCTTTATTTACAATTTTGTCTTCGGCTCCGATAAAATGTAACTGTTTTTGATTTGTAAGTTTATCCGTAAAATCAGCGGGATTCATAGAATGTTTTAAAGGTGAAAGATAATGAAGCCGGCACCATTTAGCAGTATCAAGATTACCTGCAATTGTCACAAGCAGATCCACATCGTTTCTAAAAGCGCTAACAAGAGCCGCAATGGCACCTCCTCCCGAATAACCTATAATTACAAACGAGTTGATATTATATTGTCGTTTCAGGTTGTCTAATACCTCCTGATACGACCGTATTACTTCTTTTGAAAACCTGTAATCAGTCCAATATTTATAGTTGCATTTTGTATCTTTAACATATTGGCACGGTCTTGCCAAATAGATTTTACATCTGTGTTTATCGTTTAATGTAAGTTTAAGAGCTTTGGGATTCAAAGGTGTCGGATTATCCGATATCAACTCGGAAGTAATCCAAGAAAGCCCGTCTCCTTCAATAAAGACGTATACAGTTTTACATTCAGATAAGTTCCCTTCATACGAAAATATTTTAAATTCACTCGTTTTGAAAATATGATTTTTCATCCTGTTTTGTACAAGTTTATCGGCATTTTCAACTCGTTGGGAAGGTGTGGGAATATTGTATCCGCATCCCACCCAAAAGAAAAAAATTAAAAAATATATAAATTTTTTCATTTAAAATTTCATATTATATTTAGCAAATACGCTTCTGCTTGTAAACCCGCTTGTTTTTTTATCAATATTAAATCCGAAACTAAATGATGTATTGTTTTGCAATCTTTTATTCACGCTCATTCCTCCGTTAAATGTAGTTGCACTGTTTTTTATTCCGTCAGTGTTAAACACCACATCGTTTGCACCCTGAAAACTTGCAGATACGCTTTGGGTGTCATTTTTAAAATTATAATCAATATTCGCATATGCTTCAAAGTCAGTTGAAAGATTGAATTTATAAGAGAACAATCCTCCGGTACCTAATATCAGCTCTTCAGTGTTGTATCCGGAAATATTCAGATTCAGTCCGCCGGCACCCGTTTCGCTGTAGCTTGGAGTATGGTAATATTTATATGCTAATTTTATTTTCGGAATAAAAGAAAGTTTATCTTTAACCTGCATATTTTTATTCATTACTGTCTGTAAATAAAACAGTTTTGCATTATACGAACCTGTGGCTGTCTGCCCTGTTGCGCTTATATATCTGCTTGTATTTACTTTCTGCATACCGATACCTACCTGATAAGAAAACATACTCTCATAATTAACTACGGGTCTTGAACCGTACATAATCAACGTATAACCGTCCAAATCACTTGACTGTGGCAAATCATTAGTATTCACATCGCTTTTAGAATAAGCAAACGCCAACCCGAATCTTTTAGAATCTGTATACTCACCGTCAATTCCCAACACAAACCCGTTTGTATAGGCGCTAAACCCTTTATATCCGTCTTTATCGTCCTGAGTAGTATAAGTATAGTAAGGTCTTATCCATAAATTTCTGTCTTTAAACAGACTGTTACCTGAGTTTAAACCTCTCTGTCTCGCACCAATAATTGAATTTATCATATTGCTCATCCTCAATACCGCAATAGAAGTTGTCAGTGTATTAACTGGCGTAACTTCAGCCAAATCATTTATTTTTTCTTCATCACTGGCTCTTGAATCAAGCACTGTTAAAAACTCATCTATGTCTTCGTTTATTGTTGGTTCACTAAATATAGTATCAAATGCTTCTGCAGTTCCGGTCAAATAAGTGTCTCCGCTTTTATTTACAAGAGTTTCAAGCCCTCCGCCTGCTTTTTTTACGATAAGACTCATTACCGTCCCGTTATTTTCTGCCGAAAAACTTAGTAGCATACTATTATCTGTAAAGTTCAAAGAATCTGTATCTGCACTAATATTTCCATCTGTTGTTTGAGCTATTATACCTTCTGAATTATTAAAATCTTTATACCCGCTGACATTTGAATCGTTTAAAGAATCAAACCATCTGCTTATGGTGTCATCTGTTGTATTTGTAAAGTTCACATTTATTGTGGTACCGCCTTTAAATGTTATATCTCCGCTCGTAGTTATATGTGAAGTCTGAGCTCGGAGAATTGAACTGTCTATATATACCCCCACATCAAGTGTTCCTGTTGAGTTTTGGGTGTAGGTTTTAGACTCTATTGTATCATTCGAATTTAGTTTTATGGTTCCATTGTTTATTACATCCACACCACTTGCATCTATTTTTCCTTCGGCTGTTCCGTTGTTGGTGAATGTGCCTGAAGTGGAGTTGTTTGCCAGTAGTGAATAATTTCCTGTTATAGTTCCACTGTTTGTAATGGTTCCTGCTTTACTGCCGCCTATATAGATAGCACCTTTGATGTTGGCTATGATAGTACTATTGATGTTATTTAAAATAGTGCCTTCGTTATTATTTTGAATATGGATACTATTATATGTCGATTGCATACTGCCATTATTTGTAATGGTGCCGTTATTATCATACACATATATAATTGCATTATTATCAGCCGTATAATTCTTAATTGTTATATTACCATTATTTGTTATATTGCCATTGTTATTTTGGATATGAATACCATAAATATACGCTGTTATATTACCATTGTTTGTAACGGTGCCACTATTTTCCTCTATCTGTATGCTGTTGTTGTGATCACTTGTCAATATACCGTTGTTTGTGACAATTCCACTGTTATTGGTGATATTTATATTTATACCAGCATTTGCATCGCTGATGATATTACCGCTGTTTGTGATAACTCCATTATTATCGTTGGTACCTACATTTATACCAACACTTGCATTTATATCACCGCTGTTTTGGATAAGATTGGAATTGACTCCTACCACTTTTATACCACTGTCATTTCTGCTGATAAGTGTTCCGTTGTTTGTGATGTTGTTGTCGTTATTGCTGCCAATAAAGATAGAACTTAGGTTTGAGTCGATAGTTCCTGTTGTGTCATTTAAAACATTTCCCATATTGTCTTCATCTACTTTAATGCCATATTCGTTTAGACTAACAATTGTGCCGTGATTTGTAATATTTCCTTCGTTATTGTTTACAAATATAGTATTTCTATTTGTATTTGAAATATTGAGGCTTGGAATATTGACAGCATTTAGAATTGTTCCGTTATTATTTTCTTTTATATATATAGTGTAGCCCAAGGTATAAATATTACCAGTATTTTCAATGATCCCATAATTTTCTTTAAGTATGATACCGGTGGTGTCATTGCTCACAACTATAGAGCCTTTATTTATTATTTTTCCACTGCTATAATTTATATTTAGTCCTATAGCAGTATTGTCAATTTCCATACTTCCCTCATTTCTAATATCGCCGTAATTATTCCAAAGTATTATACCTTTTGCTGCCTGTATATTACCGCTATTTATGATAATATTATTGTTATCGTAGCCCACTTCGATACCGCGTAAACCCGCGGTAATATTTCCTTCATTGTTTATATATCCATTATTATCCCCTGCAACAAATATACCATCTGAATCTGTGCTTGAAAGTTTGCCTTTATTGGTGATATTAGAATCATTATCTCCTGTAACTTTTATGGCATAAGAATGTGACTGAATAACTCCATTTGTATTATTTAGTATAGTTCCGTTATTGTCTTGTTCTAAATATATACCCATATTATCATTACTTGTAAGGGTGCCGTTGTTTTCTATGATTAACCCTGATTGTAAAGTGCCTGTTATGTTTATGTCGTTACCGTCCGTAGTTATACTCCCACTGCTTTCGACCGTTACAGTCTCACTTCCGTCACTTGTTATGGTAGATGTTTCTTCAGTGCTAATAGTCTGAGCTAATACAAAACTTGCCGCAATACTTAATAAAAGTATTTTTCCCATACCTTTTAACATACTTTACCTTTTTATGAATTTTAATACTATTTTAATAAATATGCCCCTTAATAAACCATGACATTTCGGCTCATATTATTTACTTTTTTACTCCTTTTCGAATTAATTATGTTATTATTGAATATATAAAAATTTATTTACGGATAATAAAGAGGTGTTATGACACTGGAAAGTTTTACCAGTAAAGATATTAAACTGCTTTTTAGCGGTTTTTCTATTTCTCCGCTTTTTTATAATTTTTTAATTGACACAGTCCCGAAACTCGATTTGGATTTAGAAAAACTGCAATCAAATCTAAGTTTTGAATTACAACCGATATTAAATGGTGAAAGAGTTTCTATATTTAAAGCTTATAAATTATGGAGTGCTATAGAAAAATCATCCGATAGAAGCAATATCGGACTTATCATTGCCGATTATTTCACAGCTGAAAAAGCCGGGTTGCTTGGAGAACTTTTTTTCAATACCGAAAACCTTCGAGAATCTGTAGAAATGTCTAAACGTTTTTTAGCTATTTTAATTAACAACATTCATGAAACTCTGGAAGATCTTGATGATGATACAGTTATTTTTTATTTCGATATCGTCCCGAGGTTTTTAATGCCTTTTAGTATTACGGAATGTTATGCGAAAATCTGTTATAACTGGGTGAATGAATACTGCGGTACGGAAAATTTTCCGATTAAAGAAATAAACTTTTATTCTTCAAAACCAAAACACATGAAGTTTTATACAAAACATTTTCCTCATACGGTAATTAATTTCAACCAAAAAAGAAATTACGCTGTTATAAAAAAAGAAGTTTTCCTAACCAAAAACAGAAATAAAAACCTTAACTATAAATACAAATATTTACTTCAACACGCAGAAAAAATAAAAAAGGAGATATACTCATCATATACCTGTTCTCAAACAATAATAAATATGATACTTATAAATATGCCGGAAGGCAACCATTCAATACAACAAATAGCAGAAAAATTAAATATAAGTGTTAGTACTATTAAACGGAAACTTAAAAATGAAAATACAACTTTTAAAAAAGTAACTGAAACAATTAGAAAAAAATTAGCCCTCTCTATGATTAAAGATAAAAACATATCTTATGAGGAAATGTCCTATTTATTAGGTTATTCGGAATACAGCCCGTTTTTCAGAGCGTTTAAAAAATGGTTCAAACATTCTCCTTCTGATTATAGAACAAAATTTGCGTAATAAAACCATATAATCTCG
This genomic interval from Nautilia profundicola AmH contains the following:
- a CDS encoding prohibitin family protein, which produces MPADLNGWMNNKNNNDKNNNKFEPPKFEPPKFIQGNSGFGVIIIAVLIIFGIMFKPWVIINEGEVGILATTGKFSPNPLNPGLHFYVPVIQKVIVVDTKVHMISYKRNQEVGTMPDRYGTIKVYPAINVLDARGLPITVELSVSYRLNPKEAAYVVKTYGLNWEDKIINPIVRDVVRNVIGKYPAEEIPTKRNEIATKIENQIRDQLMKIEHRPVIFESFQLRDIILPENIKRQIERVQIAKQESERAKYEVLRAKQEAEKKAAIAKGIADAKKIEAQGKAEAMLIESKAQAQANKIISESLTQNLLKLKALEVQNKFNEALKENKDAKIFLTPGGAVPNIWMNIDDNKKVISTTK
- the ilvE gene encoding branched-chain-amino-acid transaminase yields the protein MNEAKLIWMDGEFIPWNDAKVHVLTHTLHYGNGVFEGTRAYQTEDGLAIFRLQDHTKRLLNSAKIVKIDVPFSQEELEEVQLELLRKNDFKQNVYIRPLIFLGYGKMGLYHIGAPVHVAIAAWEWGAYLGEEGLENGIRVKVSSITRNPVKSTFGKAKAVANYLNSQMAKYEAIEAGYEEALMLDDEGFIAEGSGECFFIVRDGVLITPPNDNSLESITQATVLELARERDIPVERRRITRDEVYIADEAFFTGTAAEVTPIREVDGRIIGNGKRGEITKELQEAYFDVVYGRDKSYKHYLTYI
- a CDS encoding DUF2393 family protein, yielding MIPYFTILHWLDIVFFLVLFIFLVIISIKAAGNSTKLLLSMIFASFLVTAFGAGLGLVILEKYTKKAKLINVKQRRVLINETLVLKGRVKNIGKFKINYCKLEIKLVNNGWGGKFTKGSFFKPGGLSIFGSKDKQQAKPNTVKATRIIIKDGLLPGEVKDFSAIIPYPPYFKNTYLNYKLYCH
- a CDS encoding DEAD/DEAH box helicase — encoded protein: MTFNDFNLKKEILKRLEEIGFEKPSPIQEKAIPVVLQGKDIVAQAQTGTGKTAAFGLPILNMLEKGQKALIITPTRELAIQVSEEIFRFGKHLGIHTATVYGGSSYSRQINHIKNSEVIVATPGRLIDLLSSGKIDIAPEYVVLDEADEMLDMGFLDDIKEIFKYVPSNRQTLLFSATMPKPILSLAKTILKDPEFIQITKKEVTNENIKEYFYVIDEHERNDALIRLIDYKQPNKAIVFCRTKKDVDTVADFLSGVGFDAKGLHGDMDQRKREEVIKGFKGNRIEILVATDVAARGLDVNDVTHVFNYHLPLDPESYVHRIGRTGRAGKEGMAISLVTPHEFRALSKIQKISKIELKEVPTLQDVKNTEIQKIMEKISSIEPNTKSIEIVEVLQNDFDLFTIATKFASMLFEKDADGKERIGKSLKEAKRLLERSANSKGGNDRDRRRGRRGNFRGGRNSGRGRRR
- a CDS encoding aldehyde dehydrogenase family protein, with translation MELIAKKLIGSKEYDGELGEIINPYSKEVTTKYVKCSAEDAKKALETAKEAFKNTKNSPLHQRINWIKDIANKLKERKEEFAKYITLEVAKPISQARVEVQRCIENLEICAAEGYRIVGETIPTDATESGFKTTSFYKRVPVGVVVAITPFNFPLNLVAHKLAPALIAGNSVVLKPTPEAPYTAYAFAKLFIDSEYAIKDALSVVYGDAEVGSALVTSPIPRKISFTGSVPVGKIILQSAGIKKVTLELGGNAATFVESSADLDWAAQRCAIGAFANSGQVCISLQRIYVDEKIYEEFAEKLGKEASKLKVGSPFEEDTFMGPLINEEAAMRAERWVQSAVSEGARIIAGGKRKGNILEPTILADVTDDMNVVCEEVFAPIVSLVKVPSYEVAVEKMNDSPYGLQFSMFSNRVDLMNRAIDDFEAGGVIINDIPTLRFDIQPYGGVKLSGIGREGPKFAIEDMTEIKAVIIR
- the hisIE gene encoding bifunctional phosphoribosyl-AMP cyclohydrolase/phosphoribosyl-ATP diphosphatase HisIE, coding for MVDFKKNGGLVPVIVQDADTNEVLMLAYMNEEALKLTQETGFAHYFSRSRNKLWKKGESSGHTQEVKDILIDCDNDTILLKVKQNGVACHTGRKSCFFTKLDTNEIILDKEKEIEYNFIDELYHTLLDRKNANPETSYVSSLYHKGENSLLKKVAEEAAEFCFAVKDDNTKEIIYEAADLAFHTLIALALKNIHPEAVLEELKRREGVSGIEEKRNRKK